The Natronoglycomyces albus genome has a segment encoding these proteins:
- a CDS encoding 4a-hydroxytetrahydrobiopterin dehydratase codes for MSTQPLSQGEVELALSNLPGWHFEDNKLSAEFEFPNHLFAVAVVSAIGLFQEELNHHATLSLTYNKLIVVTTTHDAGNKVTKKDITLAHKITEFVE; via the coding sequence ATGTCAACCCAGCCGTTGAGCCAAGGTGAAGTAGAACTGGCACTGTCCAACCTTCCTGGTTGGCACTTTGAGGACAATAAGCTGTCGGCGGAATTCGAGTTTCCGAACCACCTTTTCGCAGTCGCCGTCGTATCGGCGATCGGCTTGTTTCAAGAAGAACTCAATCACCACGCCACCTTGAGCCTCACTTACAACAAGCTCATCGTTGTCACGACCACTCACGACGCGGGCAACAAAGTCACCAAGAAAGACATCACGTTGGCTCACAAGATCACCGAATTCGTTGAGTGA
- a CDS encoding DUF1707 domain-containing protein, which produces MSLDATRATKNDRKFTLGRLNMARRRGRLGPEEYRLRRDLAKKAVRRGELSVLLEDLSDLTPGRDHWRYGRWRGPVREGSELEVQRVIGIVVAVFFLVLVFVTIYAVISAVQGWL; this is translated from the coding sequence ATGAGCCTAGATGCCACACGCGCTACCAAGAACGATCGTAAATTCACTTTGGGGCGACTGAATATGGCCCGGCGGCGGGGGCGGCTGGGGCCCGAGGAATACCGGCTCCGACGAGACCTCGCCAAGAAGGCGGTCCGTCGCGGCGAGTTGTCGGTGCTGCTTGAAGACCTGTCCGACTTGACTCCGGGCCGTGACCATTGGCGTTATGGCCGTTGGCGGGGGCCGGTTCGCGAAGGCAGCGAGCTGGAAGTACAACGGGTCATCGGAATCGTGGTGGCCGTATTCTTCCTAGTCTTGGTGTTCGTCACTATCTACGCGGTCATTTCCGCAGTTCAAGGGTGGCTCTAA
- a CDS encoding carbonic anhydrase: MPDYYLDKQPGQTEQSWSEAESSLQQLLEGNGRFRQGKPRFRRDIVAAQAAAPEQHPMAAVFTCVDSRVTAESVFDCNFGQLAVVRTAGHVPDRAALGSLDFIVAELKVPLIVVLGHERCGAISAALNAVSEDTHDPRTNYLVEQLWQPASQALEETDPKKAASHAMRLQVLRTITDLKRRPAYADILVVGAGYDLDTGTVTLIDKL; the protein is encoded by the coding sequence GTGCCAGACTATTACCTCGACAAGCAACCAGGCCAGACTGAACAGTCGTGGTCTGAGGCCGAATCGTCTCTTCAGCAGTTGCTGGAGGGCAATGGACGTTTCCGCCAGGGCAAGCCCCGTTTCCGTCGCGACATCGTCGCCGCCCAAGCGGCCGCACCCGAGCAGCACCCCATGGCCGCCGTCTTCACGTGTGTCGATTCTCGGGTGACCGCCGAGAGCGTTTTCGATTGCAACTTCGGGCAGCTCGCCGTCGTTCGCACCGCCGGTCACGTACCCGATCGGGCCGCCTTGGGCTCGCTGGACTTCATTGTGGCCGAACTAAAGGTCCCTCTGATCGTTGTCCTGGGCCACGAGCGCTGCGGCGCTATCAGCGCGGCGTTGAACGCCGTCTCCGAGGACACTCACGACCCACGAACCAACTACTTGGTCGAGCAGCTGTGGCAGCCCGCTTCCCAAGCTCTCGAGGAGACCGACCCGAAAAAGGCAGCCAGCCACGCGATGCGGCTTCAGGTTCTGCGCACCATCACCGACCTGAAGCGACGGCCCGCCTACGCTGACATTCTGGTGGTCGGCGCTGGTTATGACCTCGATACCGGTACGGTCACACTCATCGACAAACTGTGA
- a CDS encoding pyridoxal phosphate-dependent aminotransferase, producing MSVSATLAANEIIAARRAAGQDVLALAFGEAGLPVHPALIGQLAASAGEANYGPVAGIGSARDAVAGYWTRRELTTGAEQVLLGPGSKSLLYATLHSLQGDVAIPQPSWVSYAAQIELLGRKAITVPTLPGEGGVTDPQALEQTLRDQPGITAVVATLPDNPTGTIASKQTVEKLAEVARRHELVIVSDEIYRDLVFDQSNVVSPAQWAPERTVVTTSLSKNLALGGWRIGAARFPGSPLGQKLRAAVASAASEMWSAPVMPMQHAAAYAWSDPTELVERVGQSRQLHAAVARAVAGVFAQHGAAIQEPQGGFYVYPDFEMFRERLEERWGIEDSAGLAQVLLDDFNVGVLPGSAFGAPTGTLTARVATSQLYGNGTEQRLAALESADPVKLPWIEEKLSRLDSVLEDFLR from the coding sequence GTGTCGGTATCAGCCACGCTCGCCGCAAACGAAATCATCGCCGCCCGCAGGGCCGCGGGGCAAGACGTCCTCGCCCTGGCCTTCGGGGAGGCCGGTCTACCGGTACATCCGGCACTGATCGGTCAATTGGCCGCCTCCGCCGGGGAGGCGAACTATGGCCCGGTTGCCGGGATCGGTTCCGCTAGGGACGCGGTCGCTGGTTACTGGACCCGGCGCGAACTGACCACAGGAGCCGAACAAGTCTTGTTGGGCCCAGGGAGTAAGTCTCTTCTCTACGCCACACTGCATTCGCTGCAAGGGGACGTCGCGATTCCGCAACCAAGTTGGGTATCGTACGCCGCGCAGATCGAGCTACTGGGCCGCAAGGCCATCACGGTCCCGACTCTGCCTGGAGAGGGAGGGGTAACCGATCCGCAGGCGCTGGAGCAAACACTGCGCGACCAGCCCGGCATTACCGCGGTGGTGGCGACGCTGCCGGACAATCCGACTGGAACCATAGCCAGCAAGCAGACCGTCGAGAAGTTGGCCGAGGTCGCGCGCCGCCACGAGCTCGTCATCGTTTCCGACGAAATTTACCGTGACCTAGTCTTCGATCAGTCCAATGTGGTGAGCCCGGCTCAGTGGGCACCGGAACGCACCGTCGTGACGACATCGCTGAGTAAGAATTTGGCCCTGGGTGGCTGGCGTATAGGGGCGGCCCGGTTCCCAGGATCTCCTCTGGGCCAGAAACTGCGCGCGGCCGTCGCCTCCGCCGCCAGCGAAATGTGGTCAGCACCAGTAATGCCGATGCAACACGCTGCGGCATACGCGTGGTCTGACCCTACCGAACTAGTCGAGCGGGTTGGACAGTCGCGACAATTGCACGCGGCGGTGGCCCGCGCGGTGGCTGGCGTCTTCGCCCAGCATGGCGCGGCCATTCAGGAGCCGCAGGGAGGCTTTTACGTCTACCCCGATTTCGAGATGTTCCGCGAACGGCTTGAGGAAAGGTGGGGTATCGAGGACAGCGCGGGGCTGGCCCAGGTTTTGTTGGACGACTTCAACGTCGGGGTCCTACCGGGGTCCGCCTTTGGTGCGCCAACCGGCACGCTCACAGCGCGAGTGGCAACCAGCCAGTTGTACGGCAACGGCACCGAACAGCGATTGGCGGCCCTAGAGTCGGCTGATCCGGTGAAGCTTCCGTGGATTGAGGAGAAGCTTTCCCGCCTCGACTCGGTATTGGAAGACTTCTTGCGTTAA